A portion of the Bacillus thuringiensis genome contains these proteins:
- a CDS encoding NEAT domain-containing protein encodes MFKQFKMIIAVFAVLFTFIATLGLQDAKAATKLADGKYNIAFTVWKGDKDESSRMNSYFESPATLTVKNGKQYVSFKVKDSASIKSFQVEKDGQFLETTVLSENKKDNTRVVEFEVADLSKKLNGKVKINIPIINYNASYDIRFVFDGNSIK; translated from the coding sequence ATGTTTAAACAATTTAAAATGATTATTGCCGTATTTGCTGTTTTATTTACGTTTATCGCAACACTAGGTTTACAAGATGCAAAGGCTGCTACAAAACTAGCTGATGGAAAATATAATATTGCTTTTACTGTATGGAAAGGCGATAAAGATGAATCGTCTAGAATGAATAGTTATTTTGAAAGCCCAGCAACATTAACAGTTAAAAATGGAAAACAATATGTTTCATTTAAAGTGAAAGATAGTGCTTCTATTAAAAGTTTCCAAGTAGAAAAAGATGGTCAATTTTTAGAAACAACCGTGTTAAGTGAAAACAAAAAAGATAATACTAGAGTTGTAGAATTTGAAGTTGCTGACTTGTCAAAAAAACTAAATGGCAAGGTGAAAATTAATATTCCAATTATTAATTATAATGCTTCGTATGATATTCGCTTTGTATTTGAT
- the isdC gene encoding heme uptake protein IsdC, with protein MKKVSVLPAFIITFVCMLAFLVMPYGNASAKLADGTYDINYVIQKAENDSASMANDYFEKPAKLIVKNGEMRVQVPMNHSAWITEFKAPENGNFVDAKVVSKDESADKRTVEFKVDDLSKPAAVKIHVVVPNANYDHHYTIRFAFDANVKAVGGDNGVAATTKNNDQAKTDTQVKEEKTKVESKETAKEVNKETKNENGKAEKTDNPKTGDEARIGLFAALILISGAFLIRKVKLSK; from the coding sequence ATGAAAAAGGTTTCTGTATTACCCGCTTTTATTATAACGTTCGTATGTATGCTAGCTTTTCTTGTAATGCCATACGGGAATGCTTCAGCAAAACTAGCTGATGGTACTTACGATATTAATTATGTAATTCAAAAAGCGGAAAATGATTCAGCTTCAATGGCAAATGACTATTTTGAAAAGCCAGCAAAATTAATAGTGAAAAACGGTGAGATGAGAGTACAAGTTCCGATGAATCATAGTGCTTGGATTACAGAATTTAAAGCACCAGAGAACGGGAATTTTGTTGATGCGAAAGTTGTTAGTAAAGATGAATCGGCAGATAAAAGAACAGTAGAGTTTAAAGTAGATGATTTATCCAAACCAGCAGCTGTAAAAATTCATGTTGTTGTACCAAATGCAAACTATGACCACCACTACACAATTCGTTTTGCTTTTGATGCAAATGTAAAAGCTGTAGGTGGCGATAACGGCGTAGCTGCTACAACAAAAAATAATGATCAAGCGAAAACAGATACACAAGTAAAAGAAGAGAAAACAAAAGTAGAGAGTAAGGAAACAGCTAAAGAAGTGAACAAAGAAACAAAAAATGAAAATGGAAAAGCTGAAAAAACAGATAACCCAAAAACAGGCGATGAAGCACGTATTGGATTGTTTGCAGCGTTAATTCTTATTTCAGGTGCTTTCTTAATTCGTAAAGTGAAATTGAGTAAATAA
- the brnQ6 gene encoding branched-chain amino acid transport system II carrier protein BrnQ6 — protein MKSSLKFSEMFAISLMLFALFFGAGNMIFPPALGQGAGTDVWIALFGFIVTGVGLPLLGVIVIALKGDINELAGRVHPIFALVFITAIYLCLGVFVSVPRTGTVAYEMSVAPFLPSEIAGQSYPLVIFTLIFFAVTFYLALNPSKLVGRIGKVLTPILLAVIAIIVGKALITPIGEFGAPTEAYSAPLFKGFIDGYLTLDGLAALVFGNVVIHALKEKGITNKNSIAKVTIFAGFIAALGLLLVYLALAYLGASSVSLGMGANGGIILTNVVNHLFGSYGTLLLGIAITAACLTTSVGIVAACGDYFSSLLPKLSYQKVVFIFCVLAFMVANLGLTQLNALALPILIAIYPIGIVLIVLSLVENYVRLPLAMYVGGIVGAFAISFFDGLHNANLQIAALAPILDKIPLYSVGIGWLVPGIIGIGFGYIVSKFQKQEIAVEK, from the coding sequence ATGAAATCATCTTTAAAGTTTTCAGAGATGTTTGCAATAAGTTTAATGTTATTTGCACTGTTTTTTGGTGCAGGTAATATGATTTTTCCACCAGCGTTAGGGCAAGGTGCTGGAACGGACGTATGGATCGCACTGTTTGGTTTTATCGTAACAGGGGTTGGACTACCTTTATTAGGAGTAATTGTTATAGCTTTAAAGGGAGATATTAATGAGCTAGCAGGACGTGTACATCCTATATTCGCACTTGTTTTTATCACTGCAATTTATTTATGTTTAGGCGTATTCGTAAGTGTGCCGCGTACAGGAACAGTAGCTTATGAGATGAGTGTTGCACCGTTTTTACCAAGTGAGATAGCTGGTCAGTCATATCCACTTGTTATCTTTACACTTATTTTCTTTGCAGTCACTTTCTATTTAGCTTTAAATCCTTCGAAATTAGTGGGTCGTATTGGTAAAGTGCTAACTCCAATACTATTAGCTGTTATTGCAATTATCGTAGGTAAAGCACTTATTACACCAATTGGAGAATTTGGTGCACCGACAGAAGCGTATAGTGCTCCTCTCTTTAAAGGATTTATTGACGGATATTTAACTTTAGATGGACTTGCAGCACTGGTATTCGGAAATGTTGTAATTCATGCGTTAAAAGAAAAAGGCATTACAAATAAAAACAGTATTGCAAAAGTAACAATCTTTGCAGGATTTATTGCAGCGCTTGGTTTACTACTTGTGTATTTAGCACTTGCTTATCTTGGAGCTTCTAGTGTGTCACTTGGAATGGGCGCAAACGGAGGAATTATTTTAACAAATGTCGTGAATCATTTATTTGGTAGCTACGGAACTTTATTACTAGGGATCGCAATTACAGCAGCATGTTTAACAACTTCTGTAGGTATTGTTGCAGCTTGTGGTGATTACTTCTCTTCCTTATTACCAAAGCTTTCTTATCAAAAAGTCGTTTTCATTTTCTGTGTATTAGCATTTATGGTAGCAAACCTTGGGTTAACTCAGTTAAATGCATTAGCATTACCAATCTTAATCGCCATTTATCCAATTGGAATCGTACTTATCGTACTATCACTTGTTGAAAACTACGTTCGTCTTCCATTAGCGATGTATGTGGGCGGGATTGTAGGAGCATTTGCAATAAGTTTCTTTGATGGGTTACACAATGCAAACCTTCAAATTGCAGCGCTAGCACCTATTTTAGATAAGATTCCATTATATAGTGTAGGAATTGGTTGGTTAGTTCCAGGCATAATCGGTATAGGATTTGGTTATATAGTTTCTAAGTTTCAAAAGCAGGAAATTGCTGTAGAAAAATAG
- a CDS encoding 23S rRNA pseudouridine(2604) synthase RluF produces the protein MKINQYISEAKSCSRRETDRLIKAGRVAINGEICTHGALVSDGDVVTIDGQVIVKEEKEKVYIAFHKPVGITCTAADHIEDNIIDYINYPERIFPVGRLDKASEGLILLTNDGGIANRILHGDHEHEKEYVVRVDKPFTDWFIDEMASGVKIKDGMTKPCKVTRVDQSTFRIILTQGMNRQIRRMSRAFGFTVIKLKRVRIMNIELNELGVGKWRNIATEELEILKGQL, from the coding sequence ATGAAAATCAACCAATACATAAGCGAAGCAAAATCTTGCTCAAGACGCGAGACAGATCGCCTTATTAAAGCTGGACGCGTGGCTATTAATGGCGAAATATGTACGCACGGTGCACTTGTGAGCGATGGTGATGTTGTAACGATTGATGGGCAAGTTATTGTAAAAGAAGAGAAAGAAAAGGTGTACATAGCCTTTCATAAACCAGTCGGGATTACTTGTACAGCAGCTGATCATATTGAAGATAATATTATTGATTATATCAATTACCCAGAGCGAATCTTTCCAGTTGGACGATTAGATAAAGCATCGGAAGGACTTATCTTATTAACGAATGACGGCGGCATTGCGAATCGAATTTTACATGGTGATCATGAGCACGAGAAGGAATATGTTGTCAGAGTCGATAAACCTTTTACGGACTGGTTTATTGATGAGATGGCCAGCGGCGTAAAGATTAAAGATGGTATGACGAAGCCGTGTAAAGTGACGAGAGTCGATCAATCAACATTTCGTATCATTTTAACGCAAGGGATGAACAGGCAAATTCGTAGAATGAGTCGTGCTTTCGGATTTACTGTAATAAAGCTAAAGCGAGTGCGCATTATGAATATAGAGCTAAATGAGCTTGGAGTAGGAAAATGGCGGAACATTGCAACTGAGGAATTAGAGATATTAAAAGGGCAGTTATAG